Genomic segment of Candidatus Jordarchaeales archaeon:
TGATGGTCTGAGGTGGCAGGCTGAAGGAGAACGCGACAGGGAGGAGAAGGAACGTAGATATTAGCAGGCTGATTGGTATCGTTATCAAGTTAACCACAAACTCTCCAATGACAAGGTGAACGGGTTTAAGCGGTGACGAGAGCAAAATGTCCTTACTGACCACCTCTACTTCCTCGAGTTGCCGTGCAAAGGCGGCTAAGATGGGGATGAAAAGAGAAAAGAACCCTGCGAGTGATCCCATAGTCCAGACTAAAGACGTGTCAGTAACAAGAGGAAAATGAAGCGCACTTAGTACGGCAGGGGATGTCATCGCGCTCCTCAAGTAGCTTCCAAGTCTAAAGTGTATAAAAGAATGATACGAAACTACTGATAGGAACGCGCCCATCGCCACAACACTAAATGAAAGTATGAATGGGAGGGGTTTACGCAGCCGCCTCCTTATCTTCCCGGACAGCATCAGCCGGTACTCGTTTTTCGCCACAGCCAGCCAGGGGGGCAATGTTCACACCCACTCAATCATGTCTTTGGTAGCTTTCCTTCCAGTAACTTGAAAGAAAACCTCTTCCAGGTTTTTCGCCCCATACTTCTCCTTCAACTCCTCAGGAGAGCCGACTTCCCTAAGGCGGCCCTGGTCTATTATACCCACTCTCTCACACAACTCTTCAGCGAGAGGAAGTATGTGAGTGCATATGAAGAACGTCTTATTAGTTTCTGAGGCGAGCATCCTTACGAGGTCTTTAACCATGCGGGACGAAACAGGATCTAGGCCACTTGTCGGCTCATCTAAAAAGACTATCTCAGGGTCATGAATAAGGGCGGAGGCAAGCAAGACCTTTTGCTTCATCCCCTTACTGAACCCTTCAAGAAGCTCGTCCGCCCTATTGTCGAGCTCAAAGAAGCTCAACAACTCCTCCATTCTCCGCTTCAAAACCTGCGGCGGAACATCGTAAAGACTTCCTATGAACTCGAGAAACTCGCGCGCTG
This window contains:
- a CDS encoding ABC transporter ATP-binding protein, which encodes MEAIKTFGLTKFYGSRVGVEDLNLEVLKGETFGFLGPNGAGKTTTVRLLNCIIRPTSGGARVGGYDILSESERVKRITGLLPEVPTVYDKLTAREFLEFIGSLYDVPPQVLKRRMEELLSFFELDNRADELLEGFSKGMKQKVLLASALIHDPEIVFLDEPTSGLDPVSSRMVKDLVRMLASETNKTFFICTHILPLAEELCERVGIIDQGRLREVGSPEELKEKYGAKNLEEVFFQVTGRKATKDMIEWV